From Penicillium psychrofluorescens genome assembly, chromosome: 1, one genomic window encodes:
- a CDS encoding uncharacterized protein (ID:PFLUO_000902-T1.cds;~source:funannotate), translated as MDERMSAPDDKPPSVDRIEDVAQHSPSSSEEDEEFTFEEQKAIIRRVDRRLVTMTGLAYCISLMDRTNLSMAAIAGMIEDLKLDVDNRYGQSIVVLMFFVPYVIFQPPMTILIRKIGPRIFLSTIIITWAVIMIGTGFVKNFGQLVGLRVLLGVLEAGYFPGCVYLLSCWYTRYDVQKRFSVFYLIGCVAGSLSGILAFGLMQLSGAHGLNGWSWILILEGVITGAIGMVCFVFVVDFPDRAAKSWRFLNEKESAFIIRRINQDRRDGNLEAFSLGKFLKPVLDPKIWGFAMIFFCLTTVTYAIAYFLPIILRDGMGFGVGESECLVAPPYGLAGILMYATAWVGDKYRIRGAILVVNALICIIGLPMMGFAQGNATRYAGVFLTVAGANANIPACMAYQANNVRGQWTRALSSATLVGLGGIGGIVSSLVFRDQDAPEYRPGMWAAIA; from the exons ATGGAT GAGAGAATGTCAGCCCCAGACGACAAACCACCCTCCGTGGACCGCATCGAGGACGTTGCTCAGCACTCACCCAGCAGTagtgaggaagatgaagagtTCACATTCGAAGAGCAAAAGGCAATTATCCGCCGTGTGGATCGTCGACTGGTCACCATGACGGGTCTGGCATACTGTATCTCGCTGATGGACCGTACCAACCTGagcatggccgccatcgctGG TATGATTGAAGATTTGAAGCTCGATGTGGACAATCGCTAT GGCCAGtccatcgtcgtcctcatgTTCTTCGTGCCCTACGTTATCTTCCAGCCGCCGATGACAATTCTCATTCGCAAGATTGGGCCGAGGATCTTTTTGTCAACCATCATTATTACTTGGGCGGTCATTATGATC GGAACGGGATTTGTGAAAAACTTTGGTCAACTGGTTGGTCTGCGTGTGCTGCTCGGTGTCTTAGAGGCAGGATATTTCCCCGGCTGCGTATACCTGTTATCTTGCTGGTATACTCGAT ATGATGTGCAGAAGCGGTTCTCTGTTTTCTATCTGATTGGGTGTGTCGCGGGGTCACTGTCCGGTATTCTTGCGTTCGGCCTGATGCAACTGAGCGGCGCTCATGGGCTGAATGGATGGTCCTGGATCCTGATCCTAGAGGGCGTG ATCACGGGTGCCATTGGGATGGTATGCTTCGTTTTCGTGGTCGACTTTCCGGACCGAGCAGCCAAGTCCTGGCGGTTCCTGAATGAAAAGGAGAGCGCATTCATTATCCGCCGCATCAACCAGGACCGTCGAGACGGTAACCTGGAGGCGTTCTCACTCGGCAAGTTCTTGAAGCCGGTCTTGGATCCCAAGATCTGGGGGTTTGCTATGATCTTCTT TTGTCTCACAACGGTCACCTACGCAATCGCCTACTTTCTGCCTATCATCCTCCGTGACGGCATGGGATTTGGCGTGGGGGAATCCGAATGTCTCGTGGCGCCGCCGTATGGCCTGGCGGGCATCCTCATGTATGCCACTGCCTGGGTCGGCGACAAATACCGCATCCGGGGCGCCATTCTCGTTGTCAACGCACTCATCTGTATCATCGGACTACCGATGATGGGGTTCGCCCAGGGCAATGCCACGCGTTACGCGGGCGTGTTCCTCACCGTGGCGGGCGCGAATGCCAACATTCCCGCCTGCATGGCGTACCAGGCCAACAATGTGCGCGGACAATGGACCAGAGCCTTGTCCAGCGCCACGCTGGTTGGGCTCGGCGGCATTGGGGGCATTGTGAGTAGTCTAGTATTCCGCGACCAGGACGCTCCCGAGTATCGGCCGGGCATGTGGGCAGCTATCG